The Clarias gariepinus isolate MV-2021 ecotype Netherlands chromosome 7, CGAR_prim_01v2, whole genome shotgun sequence genome includes a window with the following:
- the LOC128527433 gene encoding uncharacterized protein LOC128527433 isoform X2 yields the protein MAEEQPRDVNEMAEIEADSETTLQADENVHCILDEHGKIHIVIFKTSHLEEWLKEIERRFGSRVCYQMTKKCGENYIYTFSMSGPVHELRSFYGTFDQMYKMVMKKCGGAAAQRNLRGIIYGVTFKPSDPEVWMRVIQYKITTNPSLLPSKCGVKGNTINLSGSAAEVRHFRDSLDQMRKEVKNIIQENKRAAAQGNPKDEELEEKLRNLHLGNKT from the coding sequence ATGGCAGAGGAACAGCCGAGAGACGTGAATGAAATGGCTGAGATAGAAGCAGACAGTGAGACAACACTTCAAGCTGATGAAAATGTCCACTGTATATTGGATGAACATGGCAAAATTCACATTGTGATTTTCAAGACCTCTCACCTCGAAGAGTGGTTAAAAGAGATTGAACGCAGGTTTGGAAGTCGGGTGTGTTATCAGATGACTAAGAAATGTGGTGAAAATTACATCTACACATTCTCCATGTCTGGACCTGTACATGAGCTTAGAAGTTTCTATGGAACTTTTGATCAGATGTATAAGATGGTCATGAAGAAGTGTGGAGGAGCAGCAGCACAGAGAAACCTACGGGGCATAATTTACGGGGTGACGTTCAAGCCGTCTGACCCTGAAGTGTGGATGAGGGTGATTCAGTACAAGATTACAACCAACCCGTCTTTACTGCCTAGTAAATGTGGTGTAAAAGGCAACACAATCAACCTGTCTGGATCTGCAGCCGAGGTTAGACATTTCCGTGACAGTCTTGATCAGATGCGTAAAGAGGTCAAGAACATCATTCAGGAGAATAAAAGAGCAGCAGCACAGGGGAACCCAAAGGATGAGGAGCTTGAAGAGAAACTCAGGAATCTGCACCTGGGAAACAAAACGTAA
- the LOC128527433 gene encoding uncharacterized protein LOC128527433 isoform X1 — MAEEQPRDVNEMAEIEADSETTLQADENVHCILDEHGKIHIVIFKTSHLEEWLKEIERRFGSRVCYQMTKKCGENYIYTFSMSGPVHELRSFYGTFDQMYKMVMKKCGGAAAQRNLRGIIYGVTFKPSDPEVWMRVIQYKITTNPSLLPSKCGVKGNTINLSGSAAEVRHFRDSLDQMRKEVKNIIQENKRAAAQGNPKDEELEEKVSDLHLGNKTQKK; from the coding sequence ATGGCAGAGGAACAGCCGAGAGACGTGAATGAAATGGCTGAGATAGAAGCAGACAGTGAGACAACACTTCAAGCTGATGAAAATGTCCACTGTATATTGGATGAACATGGCAAAATTCACATTGTGATTTTCAAGACCTCTCACCTCGAAGAGTGGTTAAAAGAGATTGAACGCAGGTTTGGAAGTCGGGTGTGTTATCAGATGACTAAGAAATGTGGTGAAAATTACATCTACACATTCTCCATGTCTGGACCTGTACATGAGCTTAGAAGTTTCTATGGAACTTTTGATCAGATGTATAAGATGGTCATGAAGAAGTGTGGAGGAGCAGCAGCACAGAGAAACCTACGGGGCATAATTTACGGGGTGACGTTCAAGCCGTCTGACCCTGAAGTGTGGATGAGGGTGATTCAGTACAAGATTACAACCAACCCGTCTTTACTGCCTAGTAAATGTGGTGTAAAAGGCAACACAATCAACCTGTCTGGATCTGCAGCCGAGGTTAGACATTTCCGTGACAGTCTTGATCAGATGCGTAAAGAGGTCAAGAACATCATTCAGGAGAATAAAAGAGCAGCAGCACAGGGGAACCCAAAGGATGAGGAGCTTGAAGAGAAA